The Penaeus vannamei isolate JL-2024 chromosome 4, ASM4276789v1, whole genome shotgun sequence genome segment ATTAAAATCAGGGAGAGAAAAATGCTTGTATACTCAAAGTCTGCATAAATGTAGCACCTCCATTGTGATTTAGAGTACTGACAAAGTGCAAAACTCAATTTAGGCATTTAGGAAAGAGTGCTTACCTGCTCTTGCTGTTCATGCACCTAACAACATTCTTTGGAAATCAGTttgaatagaagagagggagagaaagtaaaacattactctaattttattttatttgacagGTATGGTGACAAGCCTGAAGACAGCCCATACCTTTGGGATCACATGAAACGTTACTGTGAATATACAGCTCGCATCTTCCATGGCATCCGCTTGGACAACTGCCATTCTACCCCGATTCATGTTGCAGAGGTCTGTGCGGCAATTTAgaaaatttatttttcttgttccacATTGAATTATGTGTTTTCCTTGCTAATTGTAGGGCTTTATATATAAGTTTTGTTGCTTTATTTAAGGAAAGCTATTTCAatgtatttcaatattttttggtttaatgttgttttttttttaagtatgtgaATGGAAGAACttacaattttttctttcttgtttcagtACATGTTGGATGCTGCAAGGAAAGTCAGGCCTGACTTGTATGTAATTGCAGAGCTCTTCACTAATTCTGATATTACAGACAATGTTTTTGTCAACCGTCTGGGCATCAATTCATTGATTAGAGGTTAGATCagtttctgtgtttatttttgtttaaacaCATCTTTTCACCATTAATAAAATCATgcacatagacagagacaactgagacacatatgtagatatttaatattattaagtTTGGAAGGGGTTTGAATATGGATGTTCCAGTATCAGTATTGACAAAGGTACTATGATTCTTCACAGAGGCCATGTCAGCACCAAACTCACATGAAGAGGGAAGGCTTGTGTATCGTTATGGAGGTGAACCTGTGGGAGCGTTCCTGCTTCCCCCTGTACGGCCTATGGTACCATGCATTGCTCATGCCATTTTCTTGGACCTAACACATGACAACCGCAGCCCTGCAGAGGTGCGAACTGCTTGGGATATGTTACCCTCAACAGCCCTTGTCAGCATGGCATGTTGTGCTTCTGGGTCAACAAGAGGCTATGATGAGTTAGTGCCACATCATGTAAGTATAATATTTTTATGGTTAAAAGTTAATTCATTGACATTATCTGCTACATGACTAGTTATGGTTATTTGTGTGATTTGCCAGTACATTATTAATTCTTTACTCTTATTTACAGATTCACGTTGTAGATGAAACGCGTGTATATCAGGCTTGGACAGATGCTGAGCCAACAAGAGGAGAATGTAATGAGAGCTCAGGCATTGTCCGTTGTAAGAGGCTGTTGAACAAGCTTCATTTTGAGCTTGGAGCTAATGGCTATAATCAGGTAATCTATGAAGAATGTAAATTTTCCTCCTTTGCCAAATAAATCAGAGAAATATTTTGTAACCTTCACTATAAGTTAACaaattttgtttttctgttattaCATTTTTGATGTCCAAATTACTTTTTAGCCAATTGAAGAATTGGTTCATCTTTTTGCAAGTTATGTCAactcttatacatatatgtgcaatatCTAATTAGTATTTTATTCCAACAGGTATTTGTGGATCAGGTGACAGAGCACGTGGTTACAGTAACACGTCACAATCCTGTTACACATCAGAGTGTTGTGTTGGTTGCCTACACTTCCTTCCGACCTCCAGCAGAGGCTCGTGAATCTCACATCAGGCCACTGAAAGTACAGGGACACCTTGAGGAGATCATCTTTGAGATGCAAGTGAAGGGAAAAACATCAGGGTGAgtttcaagttttttttattttctgtagataatgtatatttatcttcattCATGAAAAAAATAGGGATAAAAATGTGTATTATGATCTAATCTTTATTACATGCTAATCGTATTTACTTTATTTCCAGGGAAGATGATAAGTCATATCCAGGCTTCTTCAATAATGACTCAGAATTCATTAACGGTCTGAATAGCATCATTGCTGAGGTGAAAGAGAACATCAGACCAAGTGAATCTTCACTTGTCCGACTTACTTCACCTGAGGATGCAGATGAAACTGAGTGCCAGTACACATCTGAATTTGCACCTGGTTCAGTTATTGCATTCAGGTAATAAACTCATTCAAATTTGTAAGCATATTATTCAGGCAGATCTGGGTGGGTGGAAagagtatttatttattattttaatccaGTATCAGTAGGTAGTAGCATCAGTGATGATTTTGGTATAAATGTCAGACAATACAAGCGCTGCTTGATGTTTCAGATATTACTGGCTAATGTAAAAGCAAcatgtattttttattcatgttattgatttcacttaattttcttattctttcagaCTAAGTCTTCTTCCTCGTGCTCAGACTGCAGTGAATAAAATTCGTGGAGTTTTGTCAGAATTTGGTTACAAAGTAAGTTATGgctttaatattttttgtttactaTATCAGTTGTTAATTAATGAAATGTTAATATTACTGATTTAAATATTATATTTGTTAATGAGCATATGTGATGATGAATTTgtaaaaaatgagacaaaaataatcaaaattctAAACTTCTATCCTTTATTCTGTGCTAATCAAGGATATGTCAACTGTAAGTTTTACCAAACTGTAAGTCATGATATTTAAGACAATTAGTCAAATGTTCACAAAACAGTAACAGGCAAGTAATCAATCTTATTGTGATTTTAATTTATTTACAGTCAAGAATCTCAGAAGTCACTACTCACAATGTTGAGCTGATGGATATTGTGAACTCACTAAGCCTTTCCGACCTGAACCGTGTGCTGTATCGCtgtgacgaagaggagaaagatgaaggccATGGAGGAGGAACTTATGCAATCCCCAACTATGGCTCATTACCCTACTGTGGTCTTCAAGGTAAATCACTGATTTAATATTTGCTGTGTAATTTTGATCATAGattacctttttttcttagttttttagaAAATTACATATAATTTTAAAGAGTATTTTGAAATAATGAATACTGATGACATTTCAGGAGTGATTTCTGTGCTGAGTGAGATTCGTGTGCACAATGACCTTGGACATCCTCTGTGTTGTAACCTCCGTGATGGTGATTGGATGCCTGAGTATATTGTCACACGTCTTAAACACGAACCAGCAACCCAGAGACTTGCCAAGTGGTTCGAAGTAAGCATTACCATAAGCCAATACTTCATATGATTGCACACATAAATTTACATGCTAATAATGAAATATGAGACAATATATTAGGGaagttgttttgcttttttttttttcctttctttctttctttctttctttctttttttgtctttcagagTATTTAATTGTAATTTTGTAGAACAACcatattcattatttcttttcatcttccagGATATATTCAACTGGCTGAAGGAAGTTCCCAGATACCTCATTCCAGCTTACTTTGATTCCATTGTGACAAGTGTATACCTCACTCTTATCAACCGGGCTTGGTCTTTAATGGGAGAGTAAGTATGAAGATGTGCATAAATAGTGATCATGATGTTATTTTTAGTTGTGATGTCATATGTTGTCAGAATTTACTCTGAATATTTAGTCCAGATTCATGAAAAAGAATAGCTTTGTTATTTTGAAGCTTCATGATGTATTTTGTTTCCAAACAGGTTTATTTCTCAAGGGTCAGACTTTGCCAAGGCTCTGAGTCTGTGCTCAGTACAGTTCTGTGGCATTGTCAAGTCTGCAGTGATGCCGCCTCTGTCTCCCAACCTGTCTTCACCTCAACCTCCATCATTTACAGACGGTTCAGGTTCAACAAAACAGATGTCTGTTACTATTGCTGCTGGTAAGCAAAATTTTAAGAGTGATGATGTTAGAAATATGATTGTGTTTGATGAACTATTGTGATGATATTTCACATGTTTTTATGATTCTGGAGTAATGTAATTTGCATATTTTCTAGGTTTACCGCATTTCTCTGTGGGTTACATGCGCAACTGGGGTCGAGACACATTTATTGCCCTTCCTGGCAATCTTCTCATCACTGGAAGATATGATGAGGCAAGGTAAGTTAtttggagaattttttttttcaaaaactaGATTGTAACTTTTAATGTACAACAAATTAAAAAGATTGCATCATGAAATTTCAATATCAACTCTTATAACTTTCACTTCTGCATTTTATGAATATTAATTTACATTTAACAGATGGATTATCTTGGCATTTGCGAGCACAATGCGTCATGGCCTCATACCCAACCTTTTGGATGGAGGTTCTAAGGCCCGATTCAATTGTAGAGATTCTGTCTGGTGGTGGCTCCAGTCCATCCAAAGGTTAGTtcattgattttgatttttaatgTGTAGAGAGTGGTAATACCTGCAAGATGGAGCTGATCATGGTGCTAAGTCATGTATACTAGgcacaaaatattagaaaaatcatattgatagtattatttttTAGTGCTGTTCTTTTTCTGAAGCTTATCTAAATGTGAACTGAAATTGTCTTTTTCACAATTGTCCTCTTGGTTCGTGAAACTATAAACATTACTGTTAAActgttgattaaaaaaataattgtgtTTCCAGGTATGTGGCAATTGTTCCTGATGGCAATCGCATCTTCAGGGACAAAGTGTCTCGTCTCTTCCCCTCTGATGACTCACCACCTCAAGAACCAGGCAGACATGTAAGTGTATTAGAGTGGAAAGTATTTTCATGAATGTTGTCAAAAGCATGCTCAGGAATAGATTCCGTGTGTGAGTGTTCTTGTAGTTTTTACATGCAATTATCAAGGAAAGAATGTCTGGAATAGGAATAACTTGCCTTTATTATGTGTCCAACACTTGTATCAAAGTGATGACTCTCAAACCTCAGTCCCATCTGAAATTTTCTCTTAACTGATAAGATATCAGAATACCAGATATTATCCATtattttacataatcatttttgtCCCTTTCAGGATCAGTTGTTAGAGGATGTGATTCAGGAGACCCTGCAGCGCCACTTCCAGGGAGTAAAGTTCCGTGAGAGGAATGCTGGTTACCAGATTGACAGGGAGATGTGCGATGAAGGTTTCAACAACGAGATTGGAGTCAGTATGGAAACAGGTATAACAGTGACTCTTGCATATGTATACGAAAGCCTAACAGTAGACATTAAAATATAGAAATCAAAAAGTAGTCTGCATGTGATTTAGCCATATGTGACAGGATATATCTGAGTCTTGAATGATAAACAGAAACCATCTTTTCAAGGTTTTGTGTATGGTGGAACGGTTCACAACTGCGGTACATGGATGGACAAAATGGGATCGAGTGAGCTGGCAGGAATCAAAGGCAAACCAGCAACACCAAGAGATGGTAGTGCTGTAGAAATTGTAGGCCTTTGCAAATCTGCTCTTCGCTTCCTGGGTCAGATGTATCGTGAAGACAAATTCAAATACAACAGTGTAGAAAGATACGATGACACAGGTACAATTCTTGTTGGTGGAATGAATTGTCAGGATTGATGTCAATTTGAGAATTAacaatttctgttttgtttatattttttatatcattaactTACTCTCATTTTTCAGGTAATGTCACGAAGTGGACATATGAATTCTGGGAAAAGAAAATTCAAGAGAACTTTGAGAAGTACTACTGGATAGATGAAAATCCAATTCCTGACAGGGAACCCAAGCCAGAGCTTATCAACCGAAGGGGCATTTACAAAGACTCATATGATGCCTCTCAGTTCTGGGCAGATTACCAACTGCGTTGCAATTTCCCTGTTGCAGTTGCTGTGGTGAGTTACTCTAGAATTAGGTTCAAAAGATATAATTTGCATTTTATAGGGTCTTTTCAGCAGTGGCACAGGTATGATAAAACAATATGTTGTTCCAGGCCCCAGAGATGTTCACTCCTAAACATGCGTGGATAGCCTTGAAAAATGCAGAGAAGATCCTGTTAGGTCCACTTGGAATAAAGACACTGGATCCCAGTGACTGGGCATATAATGGTGACTACGACAATTCAAATGATTCAGCAGACCCTAAGATTGCCCGGGGATACAACTATCATCAAGGACCAGTAAGTTGAAATTAACAATAGCTTATAAAACTACAATTCTGCTCATTCAAATGTTTTATTCTCATACAAAGGAATCAGCTACAATAAGAAATACAATttcatttcttatatatgtacaaGTTATTATGTcacattttctttgaaaaaagagaaaagacaagacagTAGTAAAGGTATATTTAAGTAACACAATTGTCCAATTTTTTCAGGAATGGGTATGGCCAGTGGGATGGCTTCTTCGTGCCCAGTTAGCTATTGCTCCCAAGGTTGGAGGCTTCGAAGAATTGGGTCGCACTATGGGTCACGTGAAATCACTCCTTGCTCCTCACCTGACCCATGTTCTATCTGATGCCTGGCGATCACTACCTGAGCTAACTAATACTAATGGTGCACACTGTAAAGATTCCAATCCAGCCCAGGCATGGAGTACAGGATGTGTGCTTGAGGTGAGCTTTGGTTATAGAAGTAATTTCTGTGATACAGTAGTAGATGTTCAgcactaaagtaaaaaaaaaaaaaaattgccagtgTATTTTGCAATGTAGGTGACTTTTTCATATATTaagaaattatttattatttgtttttctttaggtACTGTGGGAGATGGATCGTATAGAACGGGGTCTGAGGCGCTCCAGCATGACCGGCATGTGAAGAGATCCGGGCTACGCCACCATCCGTGCACTAGACACACCACTCCACGAACATACATCAACACTTGCAGAAACACCCTCACGTTCGTCCCACACACACCAAGCCAGTGACTCATGGCTCCAGACATCCCAAACAAGCACACAATATCCCTTAGATAGCAGTGGGCTTCACCGGAGATTAAGTCTTCCAGAAGAGCAACCATCTGCAATCCCAGACCCGGCATGTACAACAAGTCTGCAGCAGCCAGCTCCACAGACCAGCAGGATTGTTATCACAACAAAGTATGCAGATCCCTTAAGCTCGTTTGTTAAAGAAGTGGATGTAGGCAATACAGTTATTTGTTATGTTCCTCGCAATGTTGTATTCAATGAACCTCCAAACTTTTTTAGTACTCAGAAAACTATTATTAATTCAATGTGTTACCAAACCGACGTCAACTTTTCTATGGCTCTTCTGTGTAAGCCACAGCAGCTCCCGGAAAATTGTCTCACAGTTTGGACTGTTGATGACCGAATCAGACGACATGCGATGTGGAGTAGCCCGGAGTTCTTATATTCAAGAAATGAAGAGCCCAAGATGAGTATGAAGACACCCTGGTTTCTAGGGAAAAGTGTTATGCGTGAGCGACCAGACGGGCGCCTGTCATACCCTACTTCAAGAGGACCTGTCAGTGTGTCAGGGGTGTATCAGCCCACAAAATCAGGTTTCAAAAAGTACCAGGGGAGGGTGCCATCTATAGTAGCCCTCCTGACCAGCCATGCTAAGAGTCACCATAAACTTGCTCAAAAGAATGTCAGGCAACATGATGTTGAGTTTCCTATGCCAAAGATCTTCCAAACCAGCCATTCTGGGATGGAGAAGGAATTCTGGCAGCAGAAAAGGTTTACCCCTGTATCTCAAGAGATACATAAAGCTATGGCAAGAGAAGGCAGACAGTGGCAGTACGATCCATATTCGTTGAGAAGTCAGTCACGGGAGGAAACTGTGAATCCAGTTTTACTGAAAATGGATAACATAAACAGGGGGAAGAAACTGGGTTTTAGTTATCATCTGGATCCCCCAACAGGGTTGTATCAAATGAATCGCTCCTCAATGCTTAATCTTCCACCACCGCCACAGATGCCTCTACCACCTGTTCCTGAGATTGATGACCCTGCTGTGCCTGGTCCATCGACAAGACGTGATTCATATCCATCAAGGCCAGGAAGACCACCTGTTCCGTGGAAGGATCTACCAGAGCCAAGTAGAATGTCAGGAAGATATTATGAGATGTCTAAACCTGTTCCATACAGGGCACAGAGACTTTCAGAGTCTGTAACTTTCATAAATCCATACACGCAAAGACCAGATGGTGAGTTTTCCTCAGTGGAGGATAGGGCAAGTCACTCAGTTTTAACCCCACACtcagagagacaaaggagggaaTCGACCACTCTCTTTTTTCCAGAAGAAGTCATCAAGCCTCATCATTTAAACACACAGAAACTTTCTGCTGTGTTAGTTTTGTCTATGTTTGTTGTTGCTCTCTTGATATTCtatttagtttattttatttagtatttcattttcttggttgtactttttcttttgttaaaatTACTCCTTTTTTGTAGTTTTCAGTTACTGCATTGATTAGATAAATTCAGAGCTGTTGTGAAGGAGCTTATATAGACTGTGCTGTAGCTTACATGACGAAATATATGTGTTTAAGTGGATGAAAGCAGATTACTTGTTGCAAAGATCATGTCAGgaataaaattataatactaTGAATAATATTCTGTTTTCAACTCACTAAAACATGACTGCTATGCATACTGTACATCTTTAATATGTAGTGAAGTGTTGTCCTACATAGTTTACTGCTATCACCCAAGATGTGCTCATGCAAATGTAGTTATTGCATGTTGTATTGTACTCTATACTTGATAGTTATAGTATCCTACTCCATGTGTCTCCTATAATTAGTTCCCATATATTGTTAATTCATATAATACAGAGTGTTGCTTCATGCATTAGGATGGTGTTGTTTTGATATTTATAGGTTATATGCATAGTttaattaatgtttatatattttcttgatgCTTGATTAAATAAAAATTTGCTTGAAATTGGATTTTATTTTACCTAGTATTCATACAGAAGTCTTCCAATGAAAAATTACTAAAAtctataataatataacataaaatataatgCTTGTCACGAAGCCAATATACCTCACTGAATGATACCTTCCGGGCAGTGGTGTAGCTATTGGGAGTATACGGGCACGCATCCCACATGGGAAATCAGTGCGCCTTCCACTGTAATTTCCATTCCATTTAATCACAATGTATTAAATTACCGTACATATTGTTTTACTTGATATTATGCTAATATTGACTGGATAATGCCCTAATATCCACATTTGATTTAGTGTTAGAATATACCTTAATAACCTGCCTGTAGCATCAGTATTCTCCTTAGCTCCTCTTTTCCAGTGCCCCCCTTAGCTATACCTTTCGGTAGATACCTAGCTACAACACTTCTCTGCACattatgtttatatgaatttaGCATTGTCTCAAAGACCACACCTGATATATATTGAGTAGTATATTATCCAATacactgataataatgtaaaGAGACTATAGATATGCCataatatgagaataataataacagtaatatgatgatatataaatgatgaGGAGGTGGACAGCTACAACCACCTTTAGGTTTTTGTTAAATGTCCCAGCAATGCTCTCATAGTGTCAGATGGTGCCATGCTTATCTCTTCTTGCTTTTCAAAGTCTATATTGCATGTGCATAAACTAGGAAAATAGTTATCAACTCTCCAAATGAATAATTAATGGTACTGTATGGTATAGCTTGTCAGTCACCCTTGTTATAAAAAGAAATCCCAATGTGATGGGTATCCAGTAAAAAGACTGATTCCTTGCTTGAAGAAGTTAAAAAAATCAGTATGAGATATTTCTTGATACCAAGTAGTCCTAGCAAAATACAGAAAATCTATAAATGTACCCTGGCTGTCAGCAAAGACATCAAATTGGCATTATTGTTAACCATCTTCCTTTACAGGTTGGTATGTCTTGTACTTACCCTGTGTGAAATTTGCACACTTTCTTAACAATAAATGAGGGTGAGTGGAGGCATAGCAGCGGATTGCAAGAAAGGATCACCATGGGATGAATTCAGAATTTCATCTATATAATTGTTTTGTATCTCAACAGTTTCTCAATATGAACATACATTGTATATTTGATCCCTTTTATTTGAAAGAGAGGATAGTAATGACACTTATCTTTACAAATGAAAATATACTAAGCATGTATGGCTAGAAAAACTACCAGAGACCATTAGAGCAGAAAACGCTGTAGTTGGTGAACATTGCAAAGATTAGTTGAGCTAGGACCCCGGAAAGAAATGCTTTCTGATGATCGTAACCATGGTGTATAAGAGATCCTCAAACTCTCAGTCAAATACTAACATTTCCATCATTTCCAATATTTTAACTGTGCAGGCATTCTAGCAAATGGGAAAGCCAGATGACTGACTTGTCACAGATCATATGCAACGATAAAAGACAAGACCAGGGTTTGGTGCTTTACTCAAGATGGGTACAAATTT includes the following:
- the LOC113809777 gene encoding glycogen debranching enzyme isoform X3; protein product: MKFLEVLLVWLAAFLNMSEGVCEGKEGMEVGGRKEAAPAGGRRRNGQKASGRPLSSCYEEQMLQKSAQQPVRRIYAYGSAKEKDSGQKEWNQSYRKLANFFKMGVQDGAGVVTQGPQSQQMYTSDHMSPMTNSVNGTMGSDPKGLSLPKMGGGPGMSFSQQQPQVRVLTLNHGDHMDSTLFRLQKGWVLQLRPGPSLLGKSVSVFTNHPEDLGEGFTRNRYRRLQWKSDSRNKGDDTALYVEVVIISAGAFHFYFTYDDGVERERAQGSGYFIVDPTLTVGTNSETLSLDCVQCQTVLSKCLGPLPDWEQRLQVAYETGYNLVHFTPIQELGDSNSSYSIKDQHKLNTEFQTPDHQYTFADVEALIRRMRDEWKMLSLTDVVLNHTANDSNWIQDHPEATYNCQNSPHLRPAYLLDRVLYHMTVEVADGKWEDRGIPVAIREEKDLEAIKNVIHSHFLPQVKLHEFYTVDVDKTVEEFRRRISSNLPIVTRGKGDSSYKEEMVIIQDPNYGRRTCTVDMNIAVRLYNLASESNAKTLQGSGPEARDEEDRIVRCCAEFRRHVENLNQQRTSEIQAHLIQAVECVLGTIRYQRLQPDGPMIAEVSRDYPLVPPYFTHYGEDASLEEEEALMFGDKGCYLMAHNGWVMGDDPLNNFARSDCYVYLRRELVAWGDSVKLRYGDKPEDSPYLWDHMKRYCEYTARIFHGIRLDNCHSTPIHVAEYMLDAARKVRPDLYVIAELFTNSDITDNVFVNRLGINSLIREAMSAPNSHEEGRLVYRYGGEPVGAFLLPPVRPMVPCIAHAIFLDLTHDNRSPAEVRTAWDMLPSTALVSMACCASGSTRGYDELVPHHIHVVDETRVYQAWTDAEPTRGECNESSGIVRCKRLLNKLHFELGANGYNQVFVDQVTEHVVTVTRHNPVTHQSVVLVAYTSFRPPAEARESHIRPLKVQGHLEEIIFEMQVKGKTSGEDDKSYPGFFNNDSEFINGLNSIIAEVKENIRPSESSLVRLTSPEDADETECQYTSEFAPGSVIAFRLSLLPRAQTAVNKIRGVLSEFGYKSRISEVTTHNVELMDIVNSLSLSDLNRVLYRCDEEEKDEGHGGGTYAIPNYGSLPYCGLQGVISVLSEIRVHNDLGHPLCCNLRDGDWMPEYIVTRLKHEPATQRLAKWFEDIFNWLKEVPRYLIPAYFDSIVTSVYLTLINRAWSLMGEFISQGSDFAKALSLCSVQFCGIVKSAVMPPLSPNLSSPQPPSFTDGSGSTKQMSVTIAAGLPHFSVGYMRNWGRDTFIALPGNLLITGRYDEARWIILAFASTMRHGLIPNLLDGGSKARFNCRDSVWWWLQSIQRYVAIVPDGNRIFRDKVSRLFPSDDSPPQEPGRHDQLLEDVIQETLQRHFQGVKFRERNAGYQIDREMCDEGFNNEIGVSMETGFVYGGTVHNCGTWMDKMGSSELAGIKGKPATPRDGSAVEIVGLCKSALRFLGQMYREDKFKYNSVERYDDTGNVTKWTYEFWEKKIQENFEKYYWIDENPIPDREPKPELINRRGIYKDSYDASQFWADYQLRCNFPVAVAVAPEMFTPKHAWIALKNAEKILLGPLGIKTLDPSDWAYNGDYDNSNDSADPKIARGYNYHQGPEWVWPVGWLLRAQLAIAPKVGGFEELGRTMGHVKSLLAPHLTHVLSDAWRSLPELTNTNGAHCKDSNPAQAWSTGCVLEVLWEMDRIERGLRRSSMTGM
- the LOC113809777 gene encoding glycogen debranching enzyme isoform X6; the encoded protein is MKRIFKEYVYFAVYVLEKCPIYKYRHVSYTCGVLVFKTLYLKFECSEYTLSIVALCTKDNMCTNSSTQQNWCVIASCAHEICGFQTRTRQDQENFFQTTCSLHLFATQLMGLSLPKMGGGPGMSFSQQQPQVRVLTLNHGDHMDSTLFRLQKGWVLQLRPGPSLLGKSVSVFTNHPEDLGEGFTRNRYRRLQWKSDSRNKGDDTALYVEVVIISAGAFHFYFTYDDGVERERAQGSGYFIVDPTLTVGTNSETLSLDCVQCQTVLSKCLGPLPDWEQRLQVAYETGYNLVHFTPIQELGDSNSSYSIKDQHKLNTEFQTPDHQYTFADVEALIRRMRDEWKMLSLTDVVLNHTANDSNWIQDHPEATYNCQNSPHLRPAYLLDRVLYHMTVEVADGKWEDRGIPVAIREEKDLEAIKNVIHSHFLPQVKLHEFYTVDVDKTVEEFRRRISSNLPIVTRGKGDSSYKEEMVIIQDPNYGRRTCTVDMNIAVRLYNLASESNAKTLQGSGPEARDEEDRIVRCCAEFRRHVENLNQQRTSEIQAHLIQAVECVLGTIRYQRLQPDGPMIAEVSRDYPLVPPYFTHYGEDASLEEEEALMFGDKGCYLMAHNGWVMGDDPLNNFARSDCYVYLRRELVAWGDSVKLRYGDKPEDSPYLWDHMKRYCEYTARIFHGIRLDNCHSTPIHVAEYMLDAARKVRPDLYVIAELFTNSDITDNVFVNRLGINSLIREAMSAPNSHEEGRLVYRYGGEPVGAFLLPPVRPMVPCIAHAIFLDLTHDNRSPAEVRTAWDMLPSTALVSMACCASGSTRGYDELVPHHIHVVDETRVYQAWTDAEPTRGECNESSGIVRCKRLLNKLHFELGANGYNQVFVDQVTEHVVTVTRHNPVTHQSVVLVAYTSFRPPAEARESHIRPLKVQGHLEEIIFEMQVKGKTSGEDDKSYPGFFNNDSEFINGLNSIIAEVKENIRPSESSLVRLTSPEDADETECQYTSEFAPGSVIAFRLSLLPRAQTAVNKIRGVLSEFGYKSRISEVTTHNVELMDIVNSLSLSDLNRVLYRCDEEEKDEGHGGGTYAIPNYGSLPYCGLQGVISVLSEIRVHNDLGHPLCCNLRDGDWMPEYIVTRLKHEPATQRLAKWFEDIFNWLKEVPRYLIPAYFDSIVTSVYLTLINRAWSLMGEFISQGSDFAKALSLCSVQFCGIVKSAVMPPLSPNLSSPQPPSFTDGSGSTKQMSVTIAAGLPHFSVGYMRNWGRDTFIALPGNLLITGRYDEARWIILAFASTMRHGLIPNLLDGGSKARFNCRDSVWWWLQSIQRYVAIVPDGNRIFRDKVSRLFPSDDSPPQEPGRHDQLLEDVIQETLQRHFQGVKFRERNAGYQIDREMCDEGFNNEIGVSMETGFVYGGTVHNCGTWMDKMGSSELAGIKGKPATPRDGSAVEIVGLCKSALRFLGQMYREDKFKYNSVERYDDTGNVTKWTYEFWEKKIQENFEKYYWIDENPIPDREPKPELINRRGIYKDSYDASQFWADYQLRCNFPVAVAVAPEMFTPKHAWIALKNAEKILLGPLGIKTLDPSDWAYNGDYDNSNDSADPKIARGYNYHQGPEWVWPVGWLLRAQLAIAPKVGGFEELGRTMGHVKSLLAPHLTHVLSDAWRSLPELTNTNGAHCKDSNPAQAWSTGCVLEVLWEMDRIERGLRRSSMTGM
- the LOC113809777 gene encoding glycogen debranching enzyme isoform X1, which produces MVLYVIKNCSCIARRKASDHMSEGVCEGKEGMEVGGRKEAAPAGGRRRNGQKASGRPLSSCYEEQMLQKSAQQPVRRIYAYGSAKEKDSGQKEWNQSYRKLANFFKMGVQDGAGVVTQGPQSQQMYTSDHMSPMTNSVNGTMGSDPKGLSLPKMGGGPGMSFSQQQPQVRVLTLNHGDHMDSTLFRLQKGWVLQLRPGPSLLGKSVSVFTNHPEDLGEGFTRNRYRRLQWKSDSRNKGDDTALYVEVVIISAGAFHFYFTYDDGVERERAQGSGYFIVDPTLTVGTNSETLSLDCVQCQTVLSKCLGPLPDWEQRLQVAYETGYNLVHFTPIQELGDSNSSYSIKDQHKLNTEFQTPDHQYTFADVEALIRRMRDEWKMLSLTDVVLNHTANDSNWIQDHPEATYNCQNSPHLRPAYLLDRVLYHMTVEVADGKWEDRGIPVAIREEKDLEAIKNVIHSHFLPQVKLHEFYTVDVDKTVEEFRRRISSNLPIVTRGKGDSSYKEEMVIIQDPNYGRRTCTVDMNIAVRLYNLASESNAKTLQGSGPEARDEEDRIVRCCAEFRRHVENLNQQRTSEIQAHLIQAVECVLGTIRYQRLQPDGPMIAEVSRDYPLVPPYFTHYGEDASLEEEEALMFGDKGCYLMAHNGWVMGDDPLNNFARSDCYVYLRRELVAWGDSVKLRYGDKPEDSPYLWDHMKRYCEYTARIFHGIRLDNCHSTPIHVAEYMLDAARKVRPDLYVIAELFTNSDITDNVFVNRLGINSLIREAMSAPNSHEEGRLVYRYGGEPVGAFLLPPVRPMVPCIAHAIFLDLTHDNRSPAEVRTAWDMLPSTALVSMACCASGSTRGYDELVPHHIHVVDETRVYQAWTDAEPTRGECNESSGIVRCKRLLNKLHFELGANGYNQVFVDQVTEHVVTVTRHNPVTHQSVVLVAYTSFRPPAEARESHIRPLKVQGHLEEIIFEMQVKGKTSGEDDKSYPGFFNNDSEFINGLNSIIAEVKENIRPSESSLVRLTSPEDADETECQYTSEFAPGSVIAFRLSLLPRAQTAVNKIRGVLSEFGYKSRISEVTTHNVELMDIVNSLSLSDLNRVLYRCDEEEKDEGHGGGTYAIPNYGSLPYCGLQGVISVLSEIRVHNDLGHPLCCNLRDGDWMPEYIVTRLKHEPATQRLAKWFEDIFNWLKEVPRYLIPAYFDSIVTSVYLTLINRAWSLMGEFISQGSDFAKALSLCSVQFCGIVKSAVMPPLSPNLSSPQPPSFTDGSGSTKQMSVTIAAGLPHFSVGYMRNWGRDTFIALPGNLLITGRYDEARWIILAFASTMRHGLIPNLLDGGSKARFNCRDSVWWWLQSIQRYVAIVPDGNRIFRDKVSRLFPSDDSPPQEPGRHDQLLEDVIQETLQRHFQGVKFRERNAGYQIDREMCDEGFNNEIGVSMETGFVYGGTVHNCGTWMDKMGSSELAGIKGKPATPRDGSAVEIVGLCKSALRFLGQMYREDKFKYNSVERYDDTGNVTKWTYEFWEKKIQENFEKYYWIDENPIPDREPKPELINRRGIYKDSYDASQFWADYQLRCNFPVAVAVAPEMFTPKHAWIALKNAEKILLGPLGIKTLDPSDWAYNGDYDNSNDSADPKIARGYNYHQGPEWVWPVGWLLRAQLAIAPKVGGFEELGRTMGHVKSLLAPHLTHVLSDAWRSLPELTNTNGAHCKDSNPAQAWSTGCVLEVLWEMDRIERGLRRSSMTGM